Proteins encoded in a region of the Pseudomonas putida genome:
- a CDS encoding TnsA endonuclease N-terminal domain-containing protein, translating to MTQRKIDRRIQSGRGSGVRESYEPWIKIWDIQSSGVSHLVPGVKFHRSHHLLSNAERDYHLILEHDPSIIDIREQFPLLTQAETQAIASSLNYRHPVYPGTQVPVVMTTDFLITFIDSKGEATLAARSVKYRKEFEDASLKEQNRMAEKLEIEAKYWAMRKVEWKLVLHENLSQVKIANLVILRTYAVIHPSLPTENNINNLLEFIAGCKTSELPLKALLQKASRVIFIEYIGVKRLFHHLLWTGRLGASLSAKVISLSEPLHVWIAEPSFSSTSEIEVPRHA from the coding sequence ATGACTCAGCGGAAAATTGATAGAAGAATACAATCGGGTCGCGGATCTGGCGTTAGAGAGTCCTATGAGCCTTGGATCAAGATTTGGGATATCCAGTCGAGCGGGGTGTCGCATCTTGTACCGGGTGTGAAATTTCATCGCAGTCATCATTTGCTATCCAACGCTGAGCGCGACTATCACCTGATCCTTGAGCATGATCCTTCCATCATCGACATTCGTGAGCAGTTCCCGCTCCTAACGCAAGCTGAGACTCAAGCGATCGCGTCAAGCCTGAATTACCGTCATCCTGTGTATCCAGGTACTCAAGTCCCAGTGGTTATGACCACTGACTTCCTCATAACTTTCATAGATTCGAAGGGCGAAGCAACCTTGGCCGCGCGCTCTGTGAAATACCGTAAGGAGTTCGAGGATGCCAGCCTCAAGGAGCAGAATCGGATGGCGGAAAAGCTTGAGATCGAAGCTAAATATTGGGCTATGAGAAAGGTAGAATGGAAACTGGTTCTCCATGAAAATCTCTCGCAAGTTAAAATAGCAAATCTTGTCATACTTAGAACTTACGCGGTCATCCATCCTTCGTTGCCGACGGAGAATAATATAAATAATCTGCTCGAATTTATAGCGGGATGTAAGACTAGTGAATTGCCACTAAAGGCACTGCTGCAAAAAGCCTCGAGGGTAATTTTTATAGAATATATTGGTGTTAAACGCCTCTTCCACCATCTTCTTTGGACGGGCAGACTGGGGGCGAGTCTAAGCGCTAAGGTAATAAGCTTATCTGAACCTTTGCATGTTTGGATTGCTGAGCCATCCTTTTCCAGCACATCAGAAATCGAGGTGCCTCGTCATGCTTAG
- a CDS encoding F0F1 ATP synthase subunit epsilon — protein sequence MAMTVHCDIVSAEGEIFSGLVEMVVAHGNLGDLGIAPGHAPLITNLKPGPITLTKQGGTQEVFYISGGFLEVQPNMVKVLADTVQRAADLDEAQAQEALKAAENALNLKGADFDYGAAAARLAEAAAQLRTVQQMRKGK from the coding sequence ATGGCTATGACAGTCCATTGCGATATCGTCAGCGCGGAAGGAGAGATTTTCTCCGGCCTGGTCGAGATGGTAGTAGCGCACGGTAACCTGGGTGATCTTGGTATCGCTCCGGGCCACGCGCCGCTGATCACCAATCTCAAGCCTGGTCCGATCACGCTGACCAAGCAGGGTGGCACCCAAGAGGTGTTCTACATCTCTGGTGGCTTCCTCGAGGTTCAGCCGAACATGGTCAAGGTGCTTGCCGATACCGTGCAACGTGCTGCAGACCTGGATGAAGCGCAAGCTCAGGAAGCCCTCAAGGCTGCCGAGAACGCCCTGAATCTGAAAGGCGCGGACTTCGACTACGGTGCCGCCGCCGCACGTCTGGCCGAGGCCGCAGCCCAGCTGCGTACCGTTCAGCAAATGCGCAAAGGCAAGTAA
- a CDS encoding DeoR/GlpR family DNA-binding transcription regulator, whose product MSKRNTPQRRHNILALLSEQGEVSVDALAKRFETSEVTIRKDLAALETNGLLLRRYGGAVPVPQELLGEPAQPVSSYKKAIARAAVGRIREHARIIIDSGSTTAAMIPELGRQPGLVVMTNSLNVARAICDLEHEPVLLMTGGTWDPHSESFQGQVAEQVLRSYDFDQLFIGADGIDLGRGTTTFNELLGLSRVMAEVAREVIVMVESDKVGRKIPNLELPWGSVHTLITDERLPAAAREQIQARGINLICAAISQEQ is encoded by the coding sequence ATGTCGAAACGAAACACACCGCAGCGGCGGCACAACATCCTGGCTTTGCTCAGCGAGCAGGGCGAGGTGAGCGTGGACGCCTTGGCCAAGCGTTTCGAAACTTCGGAAGTGACCATTCGCAAAGACCTCGCCGCCCTCGAAACCAACGGCCTGTTGCTGCGCCGCTACGGCGGCGCGGTACCGGTGCCGCAAGAACTGCTCGGTGAGCCGGCCCAGCCTGTGTCTTCCTATAAGAAGGCCATTGCGCGTGCCGCCGTCGGGCGAATCCGCGAACATGCGCGCATCATCATCGACAGCGGCAGCACCACGGCAGCCATGATCCCCGAACTGGGGCGCCAGCCGGGCTTGGTAGTAATGACCAATTCGCTGAATGTAGCCCGTGCCATTTGCGACCTCGAACACGAGCCGGTACTGCTGATGACCGGTGGCACCTGGGACCCGCATTCCGAATCATTCCAGGGCCAAGTCGCCGAGCAGGTACTGCGCTCTTACGATTTCGACCAGCTGTTCATCGGTGCCGACGGCATCGACCTCGGCCGGGGTACTACTACCTTCAACGAGCTGCTTGGGCTCAGTCGGGTCATGGCCGAAGTTGCCCGTGAAGTGATCGTGATGGTCGAGTCGGACAAGGTGGGGCGCAAGATCCCTAACCTCGAGCTGCCCTGGGGCAGCGTACATACCCTTATTACAGATGAACGCCTGCCCGCAGCGGCACGCGAACAAATTCAAGCCCGCGGCATCAACCTGATCTGCGCCGCGATCAGCCAGGAGCAATAA
- the glmU gene encoding bifunctional UDP-N-acetylglucosamine diphosphorylase/glucosamine-1-phosphate N-acetyltransferase GlmU, which translates to MSLDIVILAAGQGTRMRSALPKVLHPVAGNSMLGHVIHSARQLQPQGIHVVIGHGAELVRERLAADDLNFVMQDKQLGTGHAVAQALPALTADTVLVLYGDVPLIEVETLQRLLAKANDQQLGLLTVTLEDPTGYGRIVRDEQGQVTAIVEHKDANDAQKAIKEGNTGILALPAARLADWMGRLSNNNAQGEYYLTDVIAMAVADGLVVATEQPHDPMEVQGANDRRQLSELERHYQLREGRRLMAQGVTLRDPARFDVRGEVTVGRDVLIDINVILEGKVVIEDDVQIGPNCVIKNTTLRKGAVVKANSHLEGAVMGEGSDAGPFARLRPGSVLDAKAHVGNFVELKNAHLGEGAKAGHLTYLGDAEIGARTNIGAGTITCNYDGANKFKTLMGEDVFIGSNNSLVAPVEIKAGATTAAGSTITQTVEAGDLAVARARQRNISGWKRPEKTKKS; encoded by the coding sequence ATGTCACTCGATATCGTTATTCTCGCCGCCGGCCAAGGTACCCGCATGCGCTCGGCGCTGCCCAAGGTGCTGCACCCGGTAGCCGGCAACTCCATGCTCGGCCATGTTATCCACAGCGCACGTCAACTGCAGCCACAAGGTATTCACGTGGTCATTGGCCATGGCGCCGAGCTGGTTCGCGAGCGCCTGGCCGCTGACGACCTGAATTTCGTCATGCAGGATAAACAGCTGGGTACCGGCCATGCTGTTGCCCAGGCTTTGCCAGCGCTGACCGCCGATACCGTGCTGGTGCTGTACGGCGATGTGCCGTTGATCGAAGTGGAGACCCTGCAGCGTTTGTTGGCCAAAGCCAATGATCAGCAACTGGGCCTGCTTACGGTCACGCTCGAAGACCCGACCGGCTATGGTCGTATCGTGCGTGACGAGCAAGGCCAGGTGACTGCCATCGTTGAGCACAAGGACGCCAACGATGCACAGAAAGCCATCAAGGAAGGCAACACCGGTATTCTGGCCCTGCCAGCCGCGCGCCTGGCCGACTGGATGGGCCGCCTGTCGAACAACAACGCCCAGGGCGAGTACTACCTGACCGACGTCATCGCCATGGCGGTGGCTGACGGCCTGGTGGTGGCCACCGAGCAGCCACACGACCCGATGGAAGTGCAGGGCGCCAACGACCGTCGCCAGCTGTCCGAGCTGGAGCGTCACTACCAACTGCGTGAAGGCCGCCGCCTGATGGCCCAGGGCGTGACCCTGCGCGACCCGGCGCGCTTCGATGTACGGGGTGAAGTGACCGTTGGTCGTGACGTGCTCATCGACATCAACGTGATTCTCGAAGGCAAGGTGGTCATCGAGGACGATGTTCAGATCGGCCCTAACTGCGTCATCAAGAACACCACGCTGCGCAAAGGCGCGGTGGTCAAGGCCAACAGCCACCTCGAAGGCGCCGTGATGGGCGAGGGCAGCGATGCCGGCCCGTTCGCCCGCCTGCGCCCGGGCAGCGTACTGGACGCAAAGGCCCATGTGGGTAACTTCGTCGAACTGAAAAACGCACACCTGGGTGAAGGCGCCAAGGCCGGTCACCTGACTTACCTGGGCGATGCTGAAATCGGTGCGCGCACCAACATCGGCGCCGGCACCATCACCTGCAACTACGATGGCGCCAACAAGTTCAAGACGTTGATGGGCGAGGACGTGTTCATCGGTTCGAACAACTCGCTGGTGGCGCCTGTGGAAATCAAGGCCGGCGCGACCACCGCAGCCGGTTCGACCATTACCCAGACGGTTGAAGCTGGCGACCTGGCGGTGGCCCGTGCACGCCAGCGCAACATCTCGGGTTGGAAGCGCCCGGAGAAAACCAAGAAGAGCTGA
- the glmS gene encoding glutamine--fructose-6-phosphate transaminase (isomerizing) — protein MCGIVGAVAERNITAILIEGLKRLEYRGYDSAGLAVLTQNGELQRRRRIGKVSELEAAVAAEPLAGQLGIAHTRWATHGAPTEGNAHPHFSGDEVAVVHNGIIENHEELREELKGLGYIFTSQTDTEVIVHLIHHTLKSIPDLADALKAAVKRLHGAYGLALISAKQPDRLVAARSGSPLVIGLGLGENFLASDQLALRQVTDRFMYLEEGDIAEIRRDQVTIWDQQGNKVQRETVQYHEGAEAADKGNYRHFMLKEIHEQPSVVQRTLEGRLGKDNVLVQAFGPKAAELFAKVRNVQIVACGTSYHAGMVARYWLESLAGIPCQVEVASEFRYRKVVVQPDTLFVSISQSGETADTLAALRNAKELGFLGSLAICNVGISSLVRESDLTLLTLAGPEIGVASTKAFTTQLVSLMLLTLALGQVRGTLEDGVEAELVEELRRLPTRLGEALAMDATVEKIAELFADKHHTLFLGRGAQYPVAMEGALKLKEISYIHAEAYPAGELKHGPLALVDNDMPVVTVAPNNELLEKLKSNLQEVRARGGELVVFADEQAGMTNGEGTHVIKVPHIADALAPILYTIPLQLLSYYVAVLKGTDVDQPRNLAKSVTVE, from the coding sequence ATGTGTGGAATCGTTGGTGCCGTCGCCGAGCGCAATATCACAGCCATTCTGATCGAAGGCCTCAAGCGTCTTGAGTACCGCGGGTACGACAGCGCCGGCCTGGCGGTTCTCACCCAGAACGGTGAATTGCAGCGCCGCCGCCGCATTGGCAAGGTCAGCGAGCTGGAAGCTGCGGTTGCTGCTGAGCCACTGGCGGGCCAGCTGGGTATCGCCCACACCCGTTGGGCTACCCATGGTGCGCCGACCGAAGGCAACGCCCACCCGCACTTCTCGGGCGATGAAGTGGCTGTGGTGCACAATGGCATCATCGAAAACCACGAAGAGCTGCGTGAAGAGCTGAAAGGCCTGGGCTACATCTTCACGTCCCAGACCGACACCGAAGTCATCGTTCACCTGATCCACCACACCCTTAAGAGCATTCCGGACCTGGCCGACGCGCTGAAAGCAGCGGTGAAGCGCCTGCATGGTGCCTATGGCCTGGCGCTGATCAGCGCCAAGCAGCCTGACCGCCTGGTAGCTGCACGCAGCGGCAGCCCGCTGGTTATCGGTCTGGGCCTGGGTGAAAACTTCCTGGCGTCCGACCAGTTGGCGCTGCGTCAGGTCACCGACCGCTTCATGTACCTGGAAGAAGGCGACATCGCGGAAATCCGCCGTGATCAGGTCACCATCTGGGACCAGCAAGGCAACAAGGTCCAGCGCGAAACCGTGCAGTACCATGAAGGCGCCGAAGCTGCCGACAAGGGCAACTATCGCCACTTCATGCTCAAGGAAATCCACGAGCAGCCAAGCGTTGTTCAGCGCACCCTGGAAGGCCGTCTGGGCAAGGACAACGTGCTAGTCCAGGCTTTCGGCCCGAAGGCTGCCGAACTGTTCGCCAAAGTGCGCAACGTGCAGATCGTCGCCTGTGGCACCAGCTACCACGCGGGTATGGTCGCCCGTTACTGGCTGGAAAGCCTGGCTGGCATCCCGTGCCAGGTGGAAGTGGCCAGCGAATTCCGTTACCGCAAGGTGGTGGTGCAGCCGGATACTTTGTTCGTCTCCATCTCGCAATCCGGTGAAACCGCCGACACCCTGGCCGCGCTGCGCAACGCCAAGGAGCTGGGTTTCCTCGGCAGCCTGGCGATCTGCAACGTGGGCATCAGCTCGTTGGTGCGTGAGTCGGACCTGACCCTGCTGACCTTGGCTGGCCCTGAAATCGGCGTGGCGTCGACCAAAGCTTTCACCACTCAGCTGGTTTCGCTGATGCTGCTGACCCTTGCCCTGGGCCAAGTGCGTGGAACGCTGGAAGACGGTGTTGAAGCCGAGCTGGTTGAAGAACTGCGTCGTTTACCGACCCGCCTGGGCGAAGCCCTGGCCATGGATGCCACCGTCGAGAAAATCGCCGAGCTGTTCGCCGACAAGCACCACACCCTGTTCCTCGGCCGTGGTGCGCAGTACCCGGTGGCGATGGAAGGTGCGCTCAAGCTCAAGGAAATCTCCTACATCCACGCCGAAGCCTACCCGGCGGGTGAGTTGAAGCACGGCCCATTGGCACTGGTGGACAATGACATGCCGGTGGTTACCGTCGCGCCGAACAACGAACTGCTGGAGAAGCTGAAGTCCAACCTGCAGGAAGTGCGTGCTCGCGGTGGTGAGTTGGTTGTGTTCGCCGACGAGCAGGCGGGCATGACCAATGGCGAAGGCACCCACGTGATCAAGGTGCCGCACATCGCTGACGCGCTGGCGCCGATCCTGTACACCATTCCACTGCAGTTGCTGTCGTACTACGTAGCCGTGCTCAAGGGTACTGACGTTGACCAGCCGCGTAACCTGGCCAAGTCGGTTACTGTCGAGTAA